Genomic segment of Paraburkholderia agricolaris:
CATCAGGCACGCGTTGCTGGCCGGCGAACGCAAGATAGCCGGCAGTCGCAAGCGCGATAGCCACGACGGCGATGATGATGGCGCGAATCGGATTCGCGCGCCGTGTGGCGGTGGACGGGGTGGAGCTCATGTACGGAACCTCGAAAGTCGCGCGGAACGCGCGGGACAGTGCGTTGGTTTGGGACTGCATTTGGACCTGTGCTTTTGGACCCGCGTTGGGACGATTAAATCCGTTGCGGCCAAGCGTCGCTATTGTAGCCCCATTCCGGCTGCGCGGCAGTGGGCGGCCCGGGAGGGGATAATAGGACTTTACGTTCCTGTCAGCCTGATCTTCTGTCCCCATGCTCCGAACTGCATTTCGCTTCCTCGCCCGAATCTCGACAACCCCGTTTGACCGTCCCGTCAGCCGTTCTGCAGATTTCTCCGTGACCGATGGCCGCCCGGCCGGCGGCGTTTCCCGCTTACAGCGGGCGCGCACCGTACTCGGCACGCTGGCTTGCGCACTGGCATTAGGCGGAGCGTTGAGCGCGTGTTCGCCGACCTTCGACTGGCGCACCATCATGAATAACGACAACGGCTATACGGTTGACCTGCCGGCCAAGCCAGGCAACGATCAGCGCGTGATCCAGATCGATGGCAAGCCCATGCAGATGGCGATGCAAACCGCCGAAGCCGGCGACGCCGTGTTCGCGGTAGGCACCGTGATGCTGCCGAGCGACGACGCGGCGACACAGCGCGCCGCCCTCGAGTTCCTGCGCACCGGTCTCGCCCGCAACGTCGGCGCCGCGCCGGATGCGCACGCGGTGCAAATCCCGCTTGCTGCCGGTGGTCAAGTGCTGGGTCTGGAAATGAAGCTGACCGGCGAGGCGGGTTCGCAGCACGAAACGCGCACAGTCTATGCACGGCTGGTGGCACGTGGGCGGCATGTCTATCAGGCTGCGATCATCGCGTCCAAGCCCCTGCAGCAGGAGCAGGTCGATCAGTTTTTTTCGTCGTTCCAACTCTACTGAAACCGCAGTTCCGGCCGAGTCGCGCGTGAGAAGATCGTTGTGCACAGTGAAAGTTCCTTCGTAGCATCGCGCGCTAATACTCGGTTTACGTTGAAGTTTTCCGATTACCCACAGGCGCTGTGGATAACTCTGTTGAGAACTTCGCGTTTTTTGCCGCAGAGGCCCATCCCACGGGCATCCGGTCAGGTTTTGCCTGCTCTGGGCGTTCGAAATAACTCAATTAAATCAATGCCTTTTGGGTGCATGCTTGCGTGTGCCTTTCAGATGTTTCCAGATTTGTCTAAAGCGCGAACATGTGCATAAGTCAAGTCTTGACAGCCGATTTTTCGCCTTATACCGACCCAAAAGCCCGGCGATATTGAACGGCTTCACCGATCTGATTCGCGCCCGGCATGGCGGTGCCGGCCAGATCGGCAATGGTCCGCGCCACCTTCAGGACTCTGTAGTGAGCCCGCGCTGACCAGCCGAAGCGTTCTCCGGCCTGACGCAGTAAAGCTTCACCGGCTGCGTCGGGGCGGCAAACCTCGTCCACTTCCCGTCCACCCAGTTCCCGATTGGTTTTGCCTTGCCGCGTGAGTTGCCGCTCGCGAGCCGCATTCACCCGCAGTGCGATCGTCGCACTGGATTCACTGGCGGCCGTGGAACGTGCCGCCAACTCCGCTGGCGTCAGCGCGGGAATTTCCAGCTGAATGTCGATCCGGTCGAGCAGCGGCCCGGACAGCTTGCGTAGATAACGCGCCGCGATCTCCGGCGTGCAACGGCAGCGCCCGTTGGGGTCGCCGCGCCATCCGCATGGACACGGGTTCATCGCGGCGATCAACTGGCAGGCGGCCGGAAAGTCCGCTTGCCAGGCGGCGCGCGAAATGGTGATACGGCCGGCTTCAAGGGGTTCGCGCAAAGTTTCCAGCACATGACGGTCGAACTCCGGCAACTCGTCCAGAAACAGCACACCGAGGTGCGCCAAGGTGATCTCGCCGGGTTGCGGTGGGTTGCGCCCGCCGACCAGCGCCGGTGCGCTCGACGAATGATGAGGCGCGCGAAACGGCCGTTGCCTCCATTGCGAAGGCTTAAAACCCGCCCGGCTGGCGGACAGCAACGCCGCCGAGCTGAGCGCTTCGGCATCGGTCATGGCGGGGAGCAGGCCTGGCAGACGAGCGGCAAGCATCGATTTGCCCGCGCCGGGCGGCCCGACCAGCAAGACGTGGTGCCCACCGGCCGCAGCGACTTCAAGTGCGCGGCGCGCGCCACGCTGGCCGATCACGTCCTTCATGTCTGGAAAAGCGGCGGGGGCGTTCTCGCTGAGGTCGGGTGCGGCGACCGGGTAGAGCCGGGCGTCGGGCGCGCCGGCAAGATGCGCGCACAGCGACGGCAGATCGGAGGCGCCATAGACATCGACCCCAGGCACAAGGGCTGCCTCGGCCGCACTTGCAGCAGGCAAATAGAGCTGTGGTGTGTGCTGAACGGACGACGTGGAGCTTGTCTCCTCGCCGGCCGAAGTGAACGCTGACGTACAAGCACCATGGGAAGCGCCGCCGAAGCCATCGTGGGACGCAGCGCTGCGGGCCGTCCCGCAGGCCATCGCGAAAGCCCCCCGCATTGGCCGGAGCGCACCGGTCAGCGACAGCTCGCCGGCGAACTCACGGTGTAGCAGGGACTCGGGTGGAATCTGCCCGCTCGCCGCCAGAATGCCTAAAGCGATCGGCAGATCGAAGCGTCCGGACTCCTTTGGCAAATCGGCGGGCGCGAGATTGACGGTGATACGCCGCACAGGGAAATCGAAGCTGCAGTTCTGCAGCGCCGCGCGTACACGCTCACGGCTTTCGCGCACTTCCAGATCGGGGAGGCCGACGATCGAAAAAGAGGGTAATCCGTTCGCGAGGTGAACCTCGACGGTTACTTCGGGCGCGCGGCCAGAGGCCGGCGCGCGACTGCGCACCACGGCAAGCGACATGTTTTCTCCCGTCGGACGGCGCGCGCAGGCGCGCGAGAGTCCCCTAAAACGCTGATGACGTCACGGCTCGCTTGCCAGTGATGTGCAGCACTGCGCAGCTAAAGCGCTGCGAGCAAAGCTTCAGGACGTTTGCGTCGTGACCGGCAGCTTCTGCTCGAGTTCGGCGACGCGGCGCTCCAATTCTTCGAGGCGCGCGCGGGTGCGTACCAGCACCTGGGTTTGCGTATCGAATTCCTCACGCGTGACCAGGTCGAGCTTGGAAAAGCCCTGCGACAGCATCGCTTTCACGTTGCGTTCGACATCTTTGGCCGGCGAGTTCTTGAACAGCTCGCTCATGCGAGCCTGCAAATCGTTAAAGACATCGTTCGGTTGTTTCATGGTGTTCCCCTTGATGCACAAAAAATGTGCATGTTTCGTTACGTCTGTGCTTTGGTCCGGCGAATGGTTCGTCTTGGTGCATGACCGGTTACCCGCCGCTGCCGCGTGAGCCCGTTTGGTGCGCGCTCAAACGTTAAATGCCTTCGAACACTCTAGCAACGATCCATACGCCGCGCCACCGTGCCCCGCCAACGTTGGCCGTTCAGCCAGGGCCGCTTGGGCCCCTTTCGCAGCGAGCCCCGGACGAAGTCTGACACAACATGGCATGCGAGTTG
This window contains:
- a CDS encoding YifB family Mg chelatase-like AAA ATPase, with translation MSLAVVRSRAPASGRAPEVTVEVHLANGLPSFSIVGLPDLEVRESRERVRAALQNCSFDFPVRRITVNLAPADLPKESGRFDLPIALGILAASGQIPPESLLHREFAGELSLTGALRPMRGAFAMACGTARSAASHDGFGGASHGACTSAFTSAGEETSSTSSVQHTPQLYLPAASAAEAALVPGVDVYGASDLPSLCAHLAGAPDARLYPVAAPDLSENAPAAFPDMKDVIGQRGARRALEVAAAGGHHVLLVGPPGAGKSMLAARLPGLLPAMTDAEALSSAALLSASRAGFKPSQWRQRPFRAPHHSSSAPALVGGRNPPQPGEITLAHLGVLFLDELPEFDRHVLETLREPLEAGRITISRAAWQADFPAACQLIAAMNPCPCGWRGDPNGRCRCTPEIAARYLRKLSGPLLDRIDIQLEIPALTPAELAARSTAASESSATIALRVNAARERQLTRQGKTNRELGGREVDEVCRPDAAGEALLRQAGERFGWSARAHYRVLKVARTIADLAGTAMPGANQIGEAVQYRRAFGSV
- a CDS encoding accessory factor UbiK family protein; translation: MKQPNDVFNDLQARMSELFKNSPAKDVERNVKAMLSQGFSKLDLVTREEFDTQTQVLVRTRARLEELERRVAELEQKLPVTTQTS